In Euwallacea fornicatus isolate EFF26 chromosome 26, ASM4011564v1, whole genome shotgun sequence, one DNA window encodes the following:
- the Past1 gene encoding EH domain-containing protein 1 isoform X2 has protein sequence MSINKKINMFSWLTRDSNKQEVYNNVLEGLKDIYKHKLLPLEEHYHFHEFHSPKLEDSDFEAKPMILLVGQYSTGKTTFIKYLLEREFPGIRIGPEPTTDRFIAVMHDEKEGIIPGNALVVDPKRQFRPLSKFGNAFLNRLQCSLVNSPVLKNISIVDTPGILSGEKQRVDRGYDFTGVLEWFAERVDRIILLFDAHKLDISDEFRRSIEALRGHDDKIRIVLNKADMVDHQQLMRVYGALMWSLGKVLQTPEVARVYIGSFWDQTLRYDVNRRLFEDEEQDLFKDLQSLPRNAALRKLNDLIKRARLAKVHAYIIAELRKEMPSVFGKDSKKKDLIKNLSQIYDKLQREHQISQGDFPEIKKMQEVLINMDFTKFNPIKPKLLEIVDRMLADDISKLMAMIPLENTTTNNANNGHVSGGAFNNVEDTASPFGYKRGEGIDAGAGEHDWIVNREKHRYDDVFYQLNPVDGKVSGMAAKGEMVKSKLPNSVLSKVWKLADVDKDGMLDNEEFALAMHLINIKIEGNDLPSELPLHLVPPSKR, from the exons AtgtccataaataaaaaaataaatatgttcaGTTGGTTAACACGAGACAGCAACAAACAGGAAGTATATAACAATGTGTTAGAAGGATTGAAAGATATTTACAAGCATAAATTATTGCCTTTGGAAGAACACTACCATTTCCATGAATTCCATAGCCCCAAATTGGAAGATTCCGATTTTGAAGCCAAACCGATGATTCTACTTGTTGGACAATATTCAACAGgtaaaacaacttttattaaatatttactggAAAGGGAGTTTCCTGGAATTCGCATTGGACCTGAACCCACAACTGACAGGTTCATAGCTGTGATGCATGATGAGAAAGAAGGAATAATTCCTGGTAATGCCTTAGTGGTTGACCCAAAACGCCAGTTTCGACCACtttctaaatttggaaatgcatttttaaatcgCCTTCAATGTTCACTGGTTAATTCTCCAGTATTAAAGAATATTTCCATAGTGGATACTCCTGGAATCTTGTCAGGTGAAAAACAAAGAGTTGATAGAGGCTATGACTTTACTGGAGTACTTGAATGGTTTGCTGAAAGAGtagacagaataattttgCTATTTGATGCCCATAAGCTAGATATCTCTGATGAGTTCAGACGTTCAATTGAGGCTCTCCGAGGGCATGATGACAAAATTCGTATTGTTTTGAATAAAGCTGATATGGTAGACCACCAACAGCTGATGAGAGTGTATGGAGCACTTATGTGGTCATTAGGGAAAGTGCTGCAAACTCCAGAGGTTGCCAGGGTATATATTGGTTCATTTTGGGATCAAACTTTAAGATACGATGTGAACAGAAGATTATTTGAAGATGAAGAACAAGATTTATTTAAGGATTTACAGTCTTTACCTCGAAATGCAGCATTAAGGAAGTTGAATGACCTAATTAAGAGAGCCAGACTGGCCAAAGTCCACGCCTATATTATAGCAGAACTTAGAAAAGAGATGCCTTCTGTTTTTGGAAAGGATTCTAAGAAAAAagacttaattaaaaacttgtcCCAAATATATGATAAATTACAAAGAGAACATCAAATATCCCAAGGGGATTTTccagaaataaagaaaatgcaGGAAGTTTTGATCAACATGGACTTTACCAAATTCAATCCTATTAAGCCCAAATTGTTAGAGATTGTCGATAGAATGTTAGCTGATGATATTTCTAAATTGATGGCAATGATTCCACTTGAAAACACCACTACTAACAATGCAAATAATGGACATGTTTCTGGTGGGGCATTTAATAATGTTGAAGATACAGCATCACCCTTTGGTTATAAACGTGGAGAGGGAATAGATGCTGGAGCTGGAGAACATGACTGGATTGTAAACAGAGAAAAACACAGAtatgatgatgtgttttacCAATTGAATCCCGTGGATGGAAAGGTGTCTGGCATGG CGGCAAAGGGGGAAATGGTGAAGTCGAAGTTGCCAAACTCCGTCTTGAGCAAAGTTTGGAAGTTAGCCGACGTCGACAAGGACGGCATGCTGGATAATGAAGAATTCGCCTTGGCCATGCATCTGATTAACATCAAAATCGAAGGAAATGATTTGCCGAGTGAGCTGCCTCTTCACTTGGTACCACCTTCGAAACGTTGA
- the Past1 gene encoding EH domain-containing protein 1 isoform X1, producing MSINKKINMFSWLTRDSNKQEVYNNVLEGLKDIYKHKLLPLEEHYHFHEFHSPKLEDSDFEAKPMILLVGQYSTGKTTFIKYLLEREFPGIRIGPEPTTDRFIAVMHDEKEGIIPGNALVVDPKRQFRPLSKFGNAFLNRLQCSLVNSPVLKNISIVDTPGILSGEKQRVDRGYDFTGVLEWFAERVDRIILLFDAHKLDISDEFRRSIEALRGHDDKIRIVLNKADMVDHQQLMRVYGALMWSLGKVLQTPEVARVYIGSFWDQTLRYDVNRRLFEDEEQDLFKDLQSLPRNAALRKLNDLIKRARLAKVHAYIIAELRKEMPSVFGKDSKKKDLIKNLSQIYDKLQREHQISQGDFPEIKKMQEVLINMDFTKFNPIKPKLLEIVDRMLADDISKLMAMIPLENTTTNNANNGHVSGGAFNNVEDTASPFGYKRGEGIDAGAGEHDWIVNREKHRYDDVFYQLNPVDGKVSGMAVLNAPPTLIGTWTKKKHFWSLKRSAKGEMVKSKLPNSVLSKVWKLADVDKDGMLDNEEFALAMHLINIKIEGNDLPSELPLHLVPPSKR from the exons AtgtccataaataaaaaaataaatatgttcaGTTGGTTAACACGAGACAGCAACAAACAGGAAGTATATAACAATGTGTTAGAAGGATTGAAAGATATTTACAAGCATAAATTATTGCCTTTGGAAGAACACTACCATTTCCATGAATTCCATAGCCCCAAATTGGAAGATTCCGATTTTGAAGCCAAACCGATGATTCTACTTGTTGGACAATATTCAACAGgtaaaacaacttttattaaatatttactggAAAGGGAGTTTCCTGGAATTCGCATTGGACCTGAACCCACAACTGACAGGTTCATAGCTGTGATGCATGATGAGAAAGAAGGAATAATTCCTGGTAATGCCTTAGTGGTTGACCCAAAACGCCAGTTTCGACCACtttctaaatttggaaatgcatttttaaatcgCCTTCAATGTTCACTGGTTAATTCTCCAGTATTAAAGAATATTTCCATAGTGGATACTCCTGGAATCTTGTCAGGTGAAAAACAAAGAGTTGATAGAGGCTATGACTTTACTGGAGTACTTGAATGGTTTGCTGAAAGAGtagacagaataattttgCTATTTGATGCCCATAAGCTAGATATCTCTGATGAGTTCAGACGTTCAATTGAGGCTCTCCGAGGGCATGATGACAAAATTCGTATTGTTTTGAATAAAGCTGATATGGTAGACCACCAACAGCTGATGAGAGTGTATGGAGCACTTATGTGGTCATTAGGGAAAGTGCTGCAAACTCCAGAGGTTGCCAGGGTATATATTGGTTCATTTTGGGATCAAACTTTAAGATACGATGTGAACAGAAGATTATTTGAAGATGAAGAACAAGATTTATTTAAGGATTTACAGTCTTTACCTCGAAATGCAGCATTAAGGAAGTTGAATGACCTAATTAAGAGAGCCAGACTGGCCAAAGTCCACGCCTATATTATAGCAGAACTTAGAAAAGAGATGCCTTCTGTTTTTGGAAAGGATTCTAAGAAAAAagacttaattaaaaacttgtcCCAAATATATGATAAATTACAAAGAGAACATCAAATATCCCAAGGGGATTTTccagaaataaagaaaatgcaGGAAGTTTTGATCAACATGGACTTTACCAAATTCAATCCTATTAAGCCCAAATTGTTAGAGATTGTCGATAGAATGTTAGCTGATGATATTTCTAAATTGATGGCAATGATTCCACTTGAAAACACCACTACTAACAATGCAAATAATGGACATGTTTCTGGTGGGGCATTTAATAATGTTGAAGATACAGCATCACCCTTTGGTTATAAACGTGGAGAGGGAATAGATGCTGGAGCTGGAGAACATGACTGGATTGTAAACAGAGAAAAACACAGAtatgatgatgtgttttacCAATTGAATCCCGTGGATGGAAAGGTGTCTGGCATGG CCGTTTTGAACGCACCACCTACTCTCATAGGAACttggacaaaaaaaaagcatttttggtCCTTAAAAAGAT CGGCAAAGGGGGAAATGGTGAAGTCGAAGTTGCCAAACTCCGTCTTGAGCAAAGTTTGGAAGTTAGCCGACGTCGACAAGGACGGCATGCTGGATAATGAAGAATTCGCCTTGGCCATGCATCTGATTAACATCAAAATCGAAGGAAATGATTTGCCGAGTGAGCTGCCTCTTCACTTGGTACCACCTTCGAAACGTTGA